Below is a window of Haloglycomyces albus DSM 45210 DNA.
TATGCGGCCGAGCCGCATGCTGGGTTGTTGTCAAGCATCCGTCTAACGACATTACTCAACCAGGAGAACCTCGCTTAGCGTTTAAGGGTGTAAGTACCTTCCAACACTGGAAAAATGTTGGCAACTCACCAGCGCAATGAGACGGGATGGTGTGGCTGTTTGACGCTGGAACCGGTTACGACTAATAACAGCCATCTTACTGCGACAACAGTACTCGTATTTAATAGAACCCAACGGAACATCACGTTGCACCACGGCCCGTCCTATCACAACTGGAATCGCACTTATTGATTCCGTGGCTGAGAACTAGAATGTACATATGGGATTGTCAGAACTTGTGTGGGACATGGATGGGACTTTGTTGAATACCAGTACCGTCGTCCCCGACGCCTTCATCAACGCGACCTTTGAGTTGAGCGGCCGGACGGTCACTCGTGATGTGGTGATCGGTCTCTATCCCGTAGGACCGCCGTCAGTGATTTTGGAACGCCTCATCGATAGATCACTGGAATCAGGAGAGGAGGAGGTCTATTATCAACACCTGAATCATGTGCAGGTGGAACCGTTTCCCGGAATCATCGATACTCTGCGCACTATAATCTATAATAACCGATACGTTGCCGTCGTAACCGGTGCGAGCCACCGCGCCGCGCAGATACTCTTGCACAATGCTGGTATTGCCTCAGACTTCATTGTGGGGGGCGATGAGCTCGACAACGGAAAGCCGGCACCGGATGGGCTTCATTACATGGCAACACAACTAAACGTGCCAGTCTCTAAGATTGCCTATATAGGCGACTCCCACATCGACATGAAAGCCGCACGAGCTGCTGGATGCCACGCATGGTCTCCCTCGTGGGGGCACATGTTCAATCCAACTACACCGGCCGATCGCGTTCTAACAAAACCCACCGATGCACTCGACTTTCTCAATTAGACCTAAGGGTACCAATCCGCCCCAGCAACAACGCAGCAGGAAAAGCGGCCCGAACTACATCGATAACGTTTACCATGTCGATCCCGGTCTCTGCGTCGTCGGGCAGTGGATCGAGACGGTCGGTGCCGTCGTCGACGGTTACTAGGAACGACGCGAAGTACTTGCCCGTGGGGGTCTTGATGACCGTGACCGAGGTCGGATCGGAGGGCAGTTGGCGCGACCCAGCGGCCTTGAGGTCGCCGAGCTTGGGCAGCCGCAGCAGCCCCTTGCCCAGCACCCGAAAACGGGCGGCTTTTGTGAACCGCGCCGTCTGTGTATTCGCCCGGCGTTTGAACCGCGGTGGACCGAAACGCGGCCCCTCCCGCCTCACCTTAAGGGAGTCAAAAAGGTTCTTATAGGCCCTATCGCAGTCCCGCAACGCTTGTTGCAACACCACTGCCGAAACCTCGGCCAGCCACTCACGTTCCGAGGTTTTCTTCGCCTCAGTGATCAGCGCCTTCGCCAACGACACATACGACGGATACTTTCCCCAGCCGCGTAGGCCGCTCTCCGGACCGCGATGGCGTCGTTGGGCACCGCGTCCGAACACACCCGAACGTCCGCGCGAGCTGCCGCCGCTGCGGACCCGTCAGATAGAGGCGAAACCGGTATCTCAGATGCACAGCAAAAAGAGTAACGGGAAGATCCGACATTGCGAACCAACCAGCCTCTAGAAAGGCGCTACACCTTCGCCCTGACAGACGGAGTACTGCGCCTGAAGACGATAGCAGGGTCGAAGTAATGCCTCGATTCGTTCCTACTCAGCCCCTATCACCTTGATGAAACCGAACGTCACACCATCCCAATAGTCAATCGCGTAAGGCGATTTCCCACAAGTGTTACCAGCCGTCTTCTGCATACTCTATCTACCCAAGCACGACTCTCTTCATCCGAACTTAATGCTGAAATGGCCCTTCTTGGTTTTATACGGTTCCAACATGCTCTGAAAGGGAAGTTCCACATTTTCGGGCGCAGCGAGACGCTTTCGAGCGAAACCCCCGGAGTCTTCAATCTCTATATGGAAGTCCAGTACATCTCCGGTTATGTACTGTGCCCTCTCAAGTGGCCACTGAATTTCAAACGGAGAGTCGGGGAGTACGGATTCGATGGGGCTCACCGAAATCCTTCCGAAGACCGGCTTTCCACGTGCCGTCCAGGATAGAAAGACCGATGGGTAATGCATGGACTGGTAGCCCTGGATCGTTCCCTGGAACAACAGATAGTCCTCTTTAAACGAAACATCTTCCAGCGATGCGGTGAAGTCGAGCGAAGTACGTGAACGCCTCTTTCGATCACGTGCTTCGGTGAGCGCCTTGCCCCAGATCTTGGTAATAGCATCACTTTCGAATTCCGCGGCACGCTTTCGCGCGTTCTTTCGCAGTTCGGACAATGACTGGGAATCCAATGCAGATACATTCGCTATTGTGTCGGCAAGGGCTTGCACATCACCGGGTGGAACGAGAAACCCGTTTTCTCCATGAGTAATGATGTCACTCGGGCCGTAGCGGATATCGTACGCTATCGGTATACAGCCATATCCCATACTTTCGATCAGAACCAGCCCCATCCCCTCCGACTTACTGGACAAAACACTGAAGGAAGCGGTTTCAAACTGTTCGATAGCCCGATCGCTGTACCCCATCAATGAGACGCTGGCAGCACACCCGGTTGTATCTATTTGATTCTGCAGGTCGTTCTCAAGTTCCCCGTCTCCGTAAATTTTAAGGCGCGCCTTGCTACCAGCCGATTTCAACAATGCCACAGCCGCAATCGCGTGATCAACCCGTTTAACATCAACTAGACGTGACAGCATCACGCCGGTATTGGGATCTCTTTGGTGGTCGGGGGCGTGTTCTGGAAGCTTGCGAGAGTTCGGAATGGGAACAACGTTTTCGGTATGGAAACTCGCCGTACGAAAATCGTCGACCTGCCGAGCCATCAACGTCACGACCAAATCATACGACGGTAGATTCCGCACTGTATCAAAGATTTCGCCAGTGAGGAAACCGGAGAGTCGGTTATAGTCTGGCCGCAAATGACACTCATGTAGTATCTGCGCCGTCGTCACATTCGGGCGCTGATACGAATACAGGAAATTCCCGATGAACCTCGAGTCGTTGATCAGAAAAGCCGGTTCGGTGCCCATCACGTGATCCAGCCAAGCAAAATAGAAGTCTCTGGCCCTCGTCCATTGGCTGACAGGGTCGCCTTTTCGGGAGAAGAGGACCATCCGACGTCCTCCCAGTTTGCCGCGCTTCTTTACGTCACGCTGGTCGGATAGTAGATGTATTCCATTGGGGCGGAAGTAGTCAACTTGTAGAACGTCACCGGCAGAACTCAAACGAGTAGATGACGGTTCCCCAGTATAAGGAAGCAGCTTGGTTTCAACCTTAGTCGGCACCGCCCCTTCAAAAGCCTTAATTAGTTTCCGATCGGACATTCGAGCCAGTTCATGCCAAAGATTACGCAGACGAGCTTTACTACTAAGGTGTCTTGATTGACGCAAACGACGAGACGTGGTTTTCAGGTCCATATCAGGCGACAATGTGAGGATATCGATCCTGCGACTGGTAAGACGAGAAAAATCGCTGTTTCGGTTGAGACAGGCGTTTGTCAGTCCCCCGAAATTTTCAGGAATTGACCAGGTAAGACCGAATATCGGTTCTTGAGGCAGCGAACTCTGAGCATTCCATCGATATCTGATAGTGTGCATCGGGCAATGCCTCCGTCACGTTTCACTGCGCAGTAACAATCAAATAACGACGGCCCCCTATGTCAAGTTACGTTAGTAACCAGCCAGATCTCGAAGACACGTACCTGTGGACAGCGAATTTGAACAAACGGCACGGCCGTTCGTCGATATAGCAAACGATGAAAGAGATTTGAGGTTTAAATCGGTTCGAAGCGCCGTGGGTATTTCTTTCCCGGGCAACAATCATGCTTCTGTCGAACGTTCATTTCGATATAACCGATTCGATTACTCGTTGCTATGAGCGGGAGCGCTTATATGACGATTCTCAAGCTCGCCCTGATCGACGCGAACCCAGACGGATTCCCGCGAGATTTGGTCCATTTCCCCAGTTCAGCGCCATGAAGCAGTCGCGGCACCTACCTTTTTCGTAGCTTGAGCATGAGTCGGCAGCATCGGTAGACATCACCTGATTTAACCGACATTGGCGGGTCGACATCGTCGCACTACCTGGTGCCGCAAGGCTAAGCTGGCGCACCGCACGACTATCACTGTGGGCACGGCGTTTTCGAGACGATGAGTTGTTCGCTTGCACGCCGCGCGTTGGCAATAGCGTCCGGGACGGCGTGGAGGAATCGCATGACTATGGCCCCTTCATGCAGGATCAGGAGCGTTGCGCCGAGTTCCTCTGCGTCGGGTAGACCCATTTCCTTGAGTATCGCTACGAAACGGTCGCGCAACCATGCTTTTTGATTCTCCGCGATCGTTCTGCTGGGATGGTCGACTTGGGCGAGTTCGGCGCGCGCGTTCAGCATCGCGCATCCCCTGTCACCTTTGTCGGTGATCCATTCCTCGAGGGCATCGAACACCGCGAGAACGCTACCGATTGAGTCTGGAGCGGCAGAGATGTAACGATCGACGTAGTCGTGACGCCAGCACTCGTCTCGTTCGCTCAGATACGCCAGAATCAGAGCGTCCTTGGATCCGAAACGATCGTATATCGTCTTTTTAGTGACGCTTGCTTCCGCTGCAATGCGTTCCACCCCAATGGAATTGATGCCGTTCGTATAAAACAGTTCCGCAGCGGTATCGAGGATTCGTCGCGCCGCAAAGGTCAGGTTCGTCATTGCTGAGCTCCAAAAATTATACTGGTAGTATACCGACCGGTATAGCTACCGTAGCTCCATGACAAACACAGACAAAATCTGGGCCGCTCTCTTCGTCCTCTTCTGGAGTTCCGGATTCGTCGGTGCCGAAATGGGTACCGAACACGCCACCGCTCTCCAACTACTCGTCTGGCGTTTTATCGTTCTCGGCCTACCGGCGCTCGGATGGATTTGGTACCGACGTCACACCCTCCCCGCACGTGCTTCCCTGATCATGTTGGCGGTAGGTGTGCTCGGACAAGCCGTTTACCTGTTCGGAGTATTCGGTGGAGCCGACAACAACGTTCCCGCAGGAACCATTGCCCTCATTGCCAGTCTGCAACCACTCGTGACCGCCATTGCCTCCTACTTCGTGTTGAAGCAGTCCGTCGGTGTCATCCAAGTCGTCGGATTGATCATCGGTCTCGGGGGAGTCGCCGTCGTCGTCCACGGCGACTACACCGCCACCTCCGAAACCCCAGTCTGGGCTTTCGCACTCCCATTGCTGGGCATGAGCGCGTTGGTGTCGGCAACTCTGCTGGAACGGCGCTCGCGTCCTCATTCTCTGACGCCTATCGATTCCATCGCACTACAGTTCGCCGCTGCGCTGCCGGTATTTCTGGTCGCGGGCGCAGTGACGGGGAATATCGTGCCTCCACAACAGGCATCGGAGTTTTGGTTCGCCGTAGCATGGGTCGTCGGTCTTTCCGCGCTAGGCGGCTACGGAGCGTACTGGACCGTGGTTCGACGTAACGGCCCTACAGCCGTTGGAACACTGCTGTATCTGACGCCGCCGGTTACCGCCGTTTGGGCTTGGGTGATGTTCGGAACGGACATCACTGCGACGACCATTGTCGGGCTTGCCATTACGTCAGCGGGCGTTCTTATCGCATTGCGATGGGCACCTGCTCATAACCCAGACCGCACAGGAAACGAAGTGGCTACGCCCCGACAAGGCGGGAAAACAAGTCAGGAAGTGGCCGGCGCGGGGAGCTTATGCTTCGTTACACCCATACCGTTCGGCCCGGAACATTAGACGGCTGTCAATTTAAATGGTTGCCTGTGTAGGGTCACGGCGTCACACCAGGGCCCTTGACGACCTTGTCCGACTCTCCACATGGTTTCCAGGCCCGTCAGCTGGTTGACGTTGCTCGCCGAGCAACGGAGCGTCGTCACTGTCACTTTCTCTCCGCGCCAGAGGAGAACGAGGTAGACGGGAAGGTCGAGCATCGTTCGAAAGCGGTGTTCGACCCTCCAGGCCGACGTTGATATCCGGCTGATTCCGGCAATGGGCAGGGACTGAGCCGGGTGCCCGTCGTGTCGACAAGAGTCCGCCTGACCGGTACGTTCCCAGACGTCGACCGCCCACCGCCGCACGCGGTCGACCGTCTTTCTGGAAGAGGCGTCTACGGGAGTTCGCGTTTGCGAAACAGCAGTCCGTTCGCGATCGCTACGCTTCCGACGACTACCACTGCTCCGCCCAATTGAAGTTGGGTGGGGTGCTCGCTCAGCACAAGCGCGGAGAGCCCGAGGGCAAGGACCGGCTGGACCAGAAGGAGAGCGCTGGTCGTCGTCGTGGGGAGCGTGGAGCCGCCATGATGGATGAATAGCCAGGAGAAAACCTGGCCCACGACCGCCAAGGTCGCCAGCAGGGCCCATGAGCGCGGAGAGATTCCGGTGACGTCGATGCCGCCGGAGAGCGGCGATACCACGATGGTTGCCAGAGCGGCCGAAGCGGTTGCCCAGGCCAACGGCTGGGCGAACAAGCCCGGATCCCCGCGTGTCCCTCTCCCCGTGATGAACAGGTAGACGGCGTATCCGCAGCCCGCGAACACACCAAGAGTGACGCCCAGGAAGGTGTCGGGGCCGCGCAGGGACTCGTTCCACAGACCGCCCACCAGGCTGATGCCGAACAGCATCAGCGGCAGCGTGATGAGGAAGCGTCGCGAGACCTTTTCCCGGTCGATCAGGAACGCCAACGCAGGCAGGATCACGACCTGCACGTTGATCAACACTGTACTGATTCCCGCTCCCACATGGTAGATCGAGGCCGTCCAGGCCGCGTAATCGATGCCCAGGGCTGCGCCGGCCGCGATGGACCAGAGCACGCCGCGTCGGGACATGGCCCGCACCCGTGCCTTCTCTCTCCAAGCCAAGGGAGCCAACACCACGACGGCGATCGCACATCGGGCCACCGCCGTCGTTGCCGCGTCGACTCCCGCGAGCTTCACCAGGATCGCCGAAATCGACAGGCACAACGCTCCAGCCAGGACCAATGTGGACGCGCCGAGCGTTGTACGTCGATCGGTCACCTCCACGGTACGCAGACGGTCCTGTGGCGGAAGAGAGCGGGAAAGAGGCATGCCTAGACGGTAGTTCGATTCACCGATTAGTACCACTTCTGATTGCTACTGATTACTGATAACCTACACTTATGAATTTGGATTGGGACCGTCTGCGGATCCTCAACGTCGTGGCCAGGACCGGTTCCGTGAAGGACGCCGCCGGGGCACTGCACATGACCGGCCCCGCAGTGTCGCAGCAGCTGCGGCGTATTGAGGCCGAGGCCGGGGCGACGATCGTCGTTCCGGACGGACGCGGTCTTCGCCTCACTACTAGAGGACGTCTACTGGCCGATTACGCCCATCAGGTCGCCGATATCATGCAGCGGGCCGAGAACGATCTCCACCGGGACGAGACGTATGTGGACCATGTCCGGATCGCGTCGGTAGCATCTATTATCCGTGGCCTGCTGGGAGACAAGCTGACCGACTTTCTCAGGGACTACCCTCGGGTCCGCGTGACCGTCACGGACGGCGAAACCTCCGACCACCTGGAACAGCTCGCCGCCGGCTCCATGGATCTGGTGCTCGCGGAATCGTGGAGCACCGTGCCGCTGTCCTTGCCCGCCGGTGTCGTTTCCAGAAACGTCGGTCGGGACGATCTCTACATCGCTCTCCCTACCGATCATCCCTGGCAATCCAAAAAGTGCCTCAGCATCAGAGATCTCGCCGAAGCACGGTGGGCCACTTGTGCGCAGGGTTCGGACCCGCATCGCGCGATAGAGCAAATCGCACGCAGGGAAGGTATCGAGCTCGACGTTTCGTTCCACGTTGCCGACCACCAGACCCAGTTGTCGCTGGTGCGCCGGGGTTTGGCCGTCGCCTGCCTACCCCAGGCACACGATATGTCCTCGGTGGTCTACCTGCCGCTTGACACGGAGGTGTACCGGGACCTTCTGCTGCTGTCCACAGACGAGGTCCACACCTTGGCACTGCAGGCTCTGATCGATCAACTGGCGGGTTGACCGGGGCATTTGGTCGTTGGGCATTCTATGGGTCCGGGACGAGACGTGAGCACGCGGTTGTTCGTCGTGCGGCCGACACTGAACTCGACCACCAGCGACATCCACAGCTTCCCAGACCGAGCAACCGGTTGAACGGTACCGAGGCCATCGCGAGTTGCTCGTGACGTGCCGTTGTGTGACGTTGGCGCGAGTAGTTGAGGTCCGGGTTCCGATCCTCATCGACGGCTATAGCGGCAATGCGTCCCCTTAGTCACTCGGTCAAGGCTCGGATCTGTGATCCTCCGTTGCATTCAGGGGCCAATAGCGCCCAGCGTTGAACCTTATAGCGATGGGCGGCAGTCTGATTGACCACCGCCCATCGCTGCGTCCCAAAAGCTCACTGCGCCCTGGCGACGGACAAGGTCTCGCCTATGACACCGCGTAGCCAGAGATCTTGTGCGGCAGCGGCCATCTCCGGCAGCCCTTCGACGATCGTGGCGAACACGTTGCCGGGCACCCAGCCCGCGTCGCCGTTGATCAACAGGTTGTTCCGGCCGTAAAAGATCGCCAGGTCGGTGGCGCCCCGACGACCATGCGCCTCACTGCCTTCGTCGTAGCCGTAGGCGGGATTACCGATCTCCCACGGCTCGAATTCGAAGTACACCACGTCACCGGGAATCGGAGTGATCGTGGGGTTCTCCCGCCCGACCTTGGGATCGGCGAACGGCGGCACCAAGGTATACACCTCGTTGCGAGCGTATTTGGCGTGGTAGGCCGCGCCGCTTTGCGGCAGTGCGTCCCATACCGCGGCGCAGGTGCGCGGTGCCTCAGCGTCCAGCAGCTCGGCACGGCAGGAGACGCCCCGTTTCTCCAGGGCGATCGTGATATAACGCGCCATAGTGGAGTCTCTCTACTTGGCGACCGAGGACACGACCTCGGACCAGATGTCCAGTGCCTCGTCGACCTGTGCGGCGTCGACCACCAGCGGTGGGATCATCCGCACTACGTTCATGTGGGCTCCGCAGGTCAGCAGCATCAAGCCGCGTGCGGCGGCTTCCTTCTGCGCCGCCTGGGCGGTCGCGGTGTCCGGCTGACCGTCCGGGGTGGTGAACTCGGAGCCGACCATCAGACCGAGACCGCGAACGTCACCGATCAACGGCGTCTTTTCGCCGATATGCCGCGCCCCTTCCAGCAACTGGCGACCACGGTCGGCCGCGTTGTCGACCAGCCCCTCTCTCTGGATCACGTCCAAGGTAGCCACCGCCGCGGCGCAGGCCACCGCATTGCCGCCGTAGGTGCCACCCTGCGAACCCGGCCAGGCCTGGGACATCAGCTCCTCCGACGTGGCCATACCGGACAGTGGGAATCCACTGGCCAGTCCCTTGGCGATCAACACGACGTCCGGGTGGACTCCGAAGTGGTCGTGTCCCCAGAACTTGCCGGTGCGTCCGAAACCGGTCTGGATCTCGTCGAGCACCAGCAGGATGCCGTGCTCGTCGGCGCGCTGTCGCAGGCCGGCAAGGAATTCGGGGTTGGCAGGAACATAGCCGCCTTCGCCCAGTACCGGTTCGATGAAGAACGCGGCGGTCTCGGCGGGTGAGGTAACCGTGGCGAACAGGTAGTCCAATTCCCGCAACGCGAACTCGGTGGCGGTGCTCTCGTCCCAGCCGTAGCGGTAGGCGTAAGGGAAGGGTGCCATGTGCACGCCCGACATCAGCGGCGAAATACCGGCACTGAATCGGGTTCCGGAGGTGGTTAGCGTGGCGGTCGCTACGGTTCGGCCGTGAAAGCCGCCCTGGAAGACCACGATGTTCGGGCGACCGGTCGCTTGGCGGCTGAGCCGCAGTGCGGCTTCGACGGCTTCGCTGCCGGAGTTGGAGAAGAACAGGGAGTCGAGCCCGGCGGGGAGCACGTCGCCCAAGCGGCGTGTCAGTTCCAGCAGAGGCTGGTGCATCACGGTGGTGTACTGGCCGTGGATCAGCTTACCGACCTGCTCCTGAGCGGCTTGCACGACGTGCGGATGGCAGTGGCCGGTGCTCGTCACGCCGATCCCCGCGGTGAAGTCCAGGTAACGGCGACCGTCGGCGTCATAGAGATAGACGCCCTCACCGTGATCGGCGACGACCGGCGTTGCCTGCTTGAGGAGTGGAGAAAGCTGAGCCATGACGATGTGCTCCTAACTGATGCTTCGGCGTCGGGCGAGAACAAGCCGAGTAGGCTTGGGTCGTAGATTGTTGACAATATTATATTTCAGTCCGCGTAGCAACCGTGGGACGCTGAAAGCGAGAAAGGAGTCAAATTCGATGCCAAGTGAAACCAACGTCGTTGACAGCGTAGACAAGGAGCTGTTCATCGGCGGCAAATGGACCCGGGCCACCGATGGAAAGACTTTCGGGGTGCGGGATCCCGCCACCGGCGACGTACTCTGCCAGGTCGCCGATGCTTCTCCCTCTGACGGTGTCGCCGCCTTGGACGCCGCGGTCGCCGCCCAGGATTCCTGGGCGAACCACCCACCGCGCGAGCGCGGTGAGATTCTGCACCGGGCGTACCAGGAACTGACCTCCCGAGTCGACGAGCTCGCACTCCTGATGACCCTGGAGATGGGCAAGCCGCTGGCCGAGGCACGGGGCGAGATCGGCTACGCCGCAGAGTTCTTCCGTTGGTTCGCCGAGGAGGCGGTACGTATCGACGGTGGCTACGCCACGGCCCCGAACGGCACGGGTCGTTTCCTGGTAGCCAAGCAGCCCGTCGGACCGTCGCTGCTGATCACTCCGTGGAACTTCCCGATGGCCATGGGAACTCGCAAGCTCGGCCCGGCGATCGCGGCCGGATGCACCTCGGTGATCAAACCCGCTTCGCAGACACCGCTGTGCATGCTCGCGCTGGCACAGATCCTCGCCAATGCCGGACTGCCACAAGGCGTCGTCAACGTACTCACCACCACCGACTCGAACGGTGTCATGGAGCCGTTGATTCGGGACGGTCGGGCGCGCAAGCTGTCGTTCACCGGCTCCACCGCGGTCGGACGCACACTCTTGGAGCAGTGTTCCGAGAAGGTACTACGCACCTCGATGGAGTTGGGCGGCAATGCCCCGTTCCTCGTCTTCGACGACGCCGATCTGGACGCGGCCGTCGACGGCGCGATGCTGGCCAAAATGCGCAACATCGGCGAGGCCTGCACCGCCGCCAACCGGTTCTACGTGCAGCGAGACGTGGCCGAGGAGTTCTCCCGCCGAATGGCCGATCGTATGGGCGCGCAGACGATCGGACGCGGAACCGAGGAGGGCGCCACGGTCGGACCGCTCATCAACGAAGCGGCGGTGTCGAAGGTGACCGACCTGGTCGACGACGCGACCGGGCGTGGCGCCAAGGTGCTGACCGGCGGTTCGGCAGTGGACGGTCCGGGTCATTTCTACCGCCCGACGGTGCTGGCCGACGTGCCCACCGAAGCCCGGATGGCCAAGGAGGAGATCTTCGGCCCCGTCGCCCCGATCTCGGTGTTCGACACCGAGGACGAAGCGCTCCGTATGGCCAACGACACCGAATACGGCCTGGTCAGCTACCTCTACACCAGTGACATTAAGCGTGCGTTGCGAGTCGCCGAGCGGCTCGAAGCCGGAATGGTCGGGCTGAACCAGGGCATCGTGTCCAACCCGGCGGCACCGTTCGGGGGCGTCAAACAGTCGGGCCTCGGTCGTGAGGGAGGCACCGTGGGCATCGACGAGTTCCTCGAGACCAAGTACATCGCGGTGGCTACATGAAGGTATATCGCATAGCAAGCATTCCCGGTGACGGGATCGGAGTCGACGTTACCGTCGAAGCACGCAAGGTGCTCGACCGTGCCGCCGAGCGGCACGGGTTCGGTCTGGAGTGGACCGAGTTCGACTGGAGCTGCGAACTCTACGCCCGTACCGGGGCGATGATGCCGACGGACGGCATCGAGAAGCTGTCCGGATTCGACGGCATCCTCCTCGGTGCGGTCGGCTATCCCGGCGTACCGGACCACGTGTCCCTCTGGGGTCTGCTGATTCCGCTGCGACGGGCGTTCGCGCAGTATGTGAACCTACGTCCGGTGCGACTGCTACCGGGCGTGGCAAGCCCGCTGGCCGACCGCACCGCCGACGAGCTCGAGATGGTG
It encodes the following:
- a CDS encoding aspartate aminotransferase family protein, which produces MAQLSPLLKQATPVVADHGEGVYLYDADGRRYLDFTAGIGVTSTGHCHPHVVQAAQEQVGKLIHGQYTTVMHQPLLELTRRLGDVLPAGLDSLFFSNSGSEAVEAALRLSRQATGRPNIVVFQGGFHGRTVATATLTTSGTRFSAGISPLMSGVHMAPFPYAYRYGWDESTATEFALRELDYLFATVTSPAETAAFFIEPVLGEGGYVPANPEFLAGLRQRADEHGILLVLDEIQTGFGRTGKFWGHDHFGVHPDVVLIAKGLASGFPLSGMATSEELMSQAWPGSQGGTYGGNAVACAAAVATLDVIQREGLVDNAADRGRQLLEGARHIGEKTPLIGDVRGLGLMVGSEFTTPDGQPDTATAQAAQKEAAARGLMLLTCGAHMNVVRMIPPLVVDAAQVDEALDIWSEVVSSVAK
- a CDS encoding LysR family transcriptional regulator, with the translated sequence MNLDWDRLRILNVVARTGSVKDAAGALHMTGPAVSQQLRRIEAEAGATIVVPDGRGLRLTTRGRLLADYAHQVADIMQRAENDLHRDETYVDHVRIASVASIIRGLLGDKLTDFLRDYPRVRVTVTDGETSDHLEQLAAGSMDLVLAESWSTVPLSLPAGVVSRNVGRDDLYIALPTDHPWQSKKCLSIRDLAEARWATCAQGSDPHRAIEQIARREGIELDVSFHVADHQTQLSLVRRGLAVACLPQAHDMSSVVYLPLDTEVYRDLLLLSTDEVHTLALQALIDQLAG
- a CDS encoding DUF3830 family protein translates to MARYITIALEKRGVSCRAELLDAEAPRTCAAVWDALPQSGAAYHAKYARNEVYTLVPPFADPKVGRENPTITPIPGDVVYFEFEPWEIGNPAYGYDEGSEAHGRRGATDLAIFYGRNNLLINGDAGWVPGNVFATIVEGLPEMAAAAQDLWLRGVIGETLSVARAQ
- a CDS encoding DMT family transporter, which encodes MPLSRSLPPQDRLRTVEVTDRRTTLGASTLVLAGALCLSISAILVKLAGVDAATTAVARCAIAVVVLAPLAWREKARVRAMSRRGVLWSIAAGAALGIDYAAWTASIYHVGAGISTVLINVQVVILPALAFLIDREKVSRRFLITLPLMLFGISLVGGLWNESLRGPDTFLGVTLGVFAGCGYAVYLFITGRGTRGDPGLFAQPLAWATASAALATIVVSPLSGGIDVTGISPRSWALLATLAVVGQVFSWLFIHHGGSTLPTTTTSALLLVQPVLALGLSALVLSEHPTQLQLGGAVVVVGSVAIANGLLFRKRELP
- a CDS encoding HAD family hydrolase, with product MGLSELVWDMDGTLLNTSTVVPDAFINATFELSGRTVTRDVVIGLYPVGPPSVILERLIDRSLESGEEEVYYQHLNHVQVEPFPGIIDTLRTIIYNNRYVAVVTGASHRAAQILLHNAGIASDFIVGGDELDNGKPAPDGLHYMATQLNVPVSKIAYIGDSHIDMKAARAAGCHAWSPSWGHMFNPTTPADRVLTKPTDALDFLN
- a CDS encoding TetR/AcrR family transcriptional regulator, which produces MTNLTFAARRILDTAAELFYTNGINSIGVERIAAEASVTKKTIYDRFGSKDALILAYLSERDECWRHDYVDRYISAAPDSIGSVLAVFDALEEWITDKGDRGCAMLNARAELAQVDHPSRTIAENQKAWLRDRFVAILKEMGLPDAEELGATLLILHEGAIVMRFLHAVPDAIANARRASEQLIVSKTPCPQ
- a CDS encoding NAD-dependent succinate-semialdehyde dehydrogenase, with the translated sequence MPSETNVVDSVDKELFIGGKWTRATDGKTFGVRDPATGDVLCQVADASPSDGVAALDAAVAAQDSWANHPPRERGEILHRAYQELTSRVDELALLMTLEMGKPLAEARGEIGYAAEFFRWFAEEAVRIDGGYATAPNGTGRFLVAKQPVGPSLLITPWNFPMAMGTRKLGPAIAAGCTSVIKPASQTPLCMLALAQILANAGLPQGVVNVLTTTDSNGVMEPLIRDGRARKLSFTGSTAVGRTLLEQCSEKVLRTSMELGGNAPFLVFDDADLDAAVDGAMLAKMRNIGEACTAANRFYVQRDVAEEFSRRMADRMGAQTIGRGTEEGATVGPLINEAAVSKVTDLVDDATGRGAKVLTGGSAVDGPGHFYRPTVLADVPTEARMAKEEIFGPVAPISVFDTEDEALRMANDTEYGLVSYLYTSDIKRALRVAERLEAGMVGLNQGIVSNPAAPFGGVKQSGLGREGGTVGIDEFLETKYIAVAT
- a CDS encoding RNA-guided endonuclease InsQ/TnpB family protein, with the translated sequence MFGRGAQRRHRGPESGLRGWGKYPSYVSLAKALITEAKKTSEREWLAEVSAVVLQQALRDCDRAYKNLFDSLKVRREGPRFGPPRFKRRANTQTARFTKAARFRVLGKGLLRLPKLGDLKAAGSRQLPSDPTSVTVIKTPTGKYFASFLVTVDDGTDRLDPLPDDAETGIDMVNVIDVVRAAFPAALLLGRIGTLRSN
- a CDS encoding glycosyltransferase; amino-acid sequence: MDLKTTSRRLRQSRHLSSKARLRNLWHELARMSDRKLIKAFEGAVPTKVETKLLPYTGEPSSTRLSSAGDVLQVDYFRPNGIHLLSDQRDVKKRGKLGGRRMVLFSRKGDPVSQWTRARDFYFAWLDHVMGTEPAFLINDSRFIGNFLYSYQRPNVTTAQILHECHLRPDYNRLSGFLTGEIFDTVRNLPSYDLVVTLMARQVDDFRTASFHTENVVPIPNSRKLPEHAPDHQRDPNTGVMLSRLVDVKRVDHAIAAVALLKSAGSKARLKIYGDGELENDLQNQIDTTGCAASVSLMGYSDRAIEQFETASFSVLSSKSEGMGLVLIESMGYGCIPIAYDIRYGPSDIITHGENGFLVPPGDVQALADTIANVSALDSQSLSELRKNARKRAAEFESDAITKIWGKALTEARDRKRRSRTSLDFTASLEDVSFKEDYLLFQGTIQGYQSMHYPSVFLSWTARGKPVFGRISVSPIESVLPDSPFEIQWPLERAQYITGDVLDFHIEIEDSGGFARKRLAAPENVELPFQSMLEPYKTKKGHFSIKFG
- a CDS encoding DMT family transporter, whose product is MTNTDKIWAALFVLFWSSGFVGAEMGTEHATALQLLVWRFIVLGLPALGWIWYRRHTLPARASLIMLAVGVLGQAVYLFGVFGGADNNVPAGTIALIASLQPLVTAIASYFVLKQSVGVIQVVGLIIGLGGVAVVVHGDYTATSETPVWAFALPLLGMSALVSATLLERRSRPHSLTPIDSIALQFAAALPVFLVAGAVTGNIVPPQQASEFWFAVAWVVGLSALGGYGAYWTVVRRNGPTAVGTLLYLTPPVTAVWAWVMFGTDITATTIVGLAITSAGVLIALRWAPAHNPDRTGNEVATPRQGGKTSQEVAGAGSLCFVTPIPFGPEH